TGTATTCCTGTGACTGCATCGAGCGAGAGAGCTGCTCATTGTGATGCTGGCCAAAAGCAGGGAGGGATGTGCAAAAACTTCACTCCGTCCCGGTGGAATAAGAGCGCGAGTTTCATTCAGACACCTTGAGCCTTGATCAATAAATGAGGTACATGTAGGTTGCCCCTGCTATATATCTTCTAAGTTTTAAGGTtgaagacaagaagacaaatgACTTGTGGAATAGAAgatttaaaggaaaagaaaaggcttGGATCTGCCCACTGTATTCTCAGCAGTACTGAGATTCCATACAGGTAAAAGCAGCAGTAGAAAGGATGATAAAGTGTAACTTCTATTACGTTGACAGATCAGTGTGCTTTTGCAACCAATATGATGCCAAGTTTGTGGCTTTCAGTTAATTGTGAAACACCTGACAGTTCATTTGGAAAAGCACCTTGATTAATaactgttaaactgtttttGTCAACTGAAAGGGCCGATGCAGCCAAATCCGTGGAATAAATGCATTCAGCATGTCAGCTCTGAGCGGTCGTTGCTATGCCTGTCAAACTGTGTTAGATATTGTGTCAGTGACTACTATAAATCTGTCCTTCCCCCCCTCAGGCTTACATGTGTTATCTCAGTCAGTAAGACACACTTAGCGAGAAGCTAAAAGACCCTCTCTgcacatgaaaaagaaagtgtgttacatattatgtttttttttcttttaatagtTTGCTTTAACCACACATCTGAAGTAATCTTGTTGCAACATAACAATTACACATCAACATTGTTCAAAAGAAACACAGCTAGAGTTACTTTCAGACATATTTGATCACAACAAGTATAGCTGGATGTTGGACTACAGTGTGACACCACCACACCACAATAGCATTCTCTGTCTTACTTTTTAATCTTATGTGGCCACATTTGGGCCTTTTTGGTGACAGGTCATACTAATGCACAGTGAAATATCATATCCAGGCAGTCCTGTACATTTGCTTACGTTCTCATTGTGACTGGCACACAGATTAACACGTTATTGCGCTGAGCTACAGAGAGGCAAACGGTCAGACATCAGTGGAAGGAAGTTAGATTTCTCCACCCAGAGCTTTCAGCACTCTGGACAGCTCCTCATGCAGCCACACTGAATGAACAGTGTCACCCCACATAGCCGGGCGTCCTCGctaaaactgtttcagtgtATCGATTCATTCAGGCTGTGTTCACTGGGTGAACTCCGGCTCATGTTTGACAAGCTCGCCATGAGGGATTTGACTTTGTGTGCGTAATAGTTCCTCAGGTTGACCGAGGGCACTTCTTTTATCCCCTCGTCGAAATCACAGCTTCTCATCGCGATCTCTagctgtttttgtctcttgtaGAACAGAGAGAATTTATTGAAAATGAGCGTAATCGGAAGCACCACTACTAAAATCCCGGCCAGGATGCACGCAGAGGCGGTAAGCTTGCCCGCTATGGACACTGGCACCACATCTCCGTACCCAACGGTGGTCATGCTGACCGTGGCCCACCACCAGCACGCCGGGATGGTGGAGAGATCCTCGCTGTCCTCTTTCTCCACCGTGTAGGCCATGACGGAGAAAAACGACACACCGACTGCCAGGTATAGAAGCAGCAGGCCCACTTCTTTGTAGCTGTTCCTGAGAGTGGCCCCCAGAGAGCGCAGCCCCGTGGAGTGACGGGCCAGCTTCAGGATGCGGAAAAtcctcatcagcctcagcacTTGCGCAACGCGTCCGAGGTTGGCCAGCGCCGGGCTGCTCTCCACCACTAGGTTAATAAGGAGTGTCAGGTAAAACGGAAGTATGGATACCAGGTCTATCACATTTAACGGATGCTCAAAGAAGTGCAGAAGATCCGGTGCCACCACGAACCTGGCGACCAGTTCCAGAGTGAACCAGCCTATGCCAAAGTGCTCCACAGTCTCGAAACGGGGGTCCTCCGTGGGCTGCCCGTCACTGTCCAACAGGCTGAACTCACTCATGCTATTCATGCACATAGTGGCAATGGAGCCAAGCACCACCAGGATGGAGAGGATGCTGATGATGCGGCTGGCCACGGAGTAGCCGGGGTTATCCAGCATTAACCAGACGCGCCTCCTTGCACTCCCGAGCGGCTGTTTGTCAAACTTAGTGGCGTCGCTGTAAAACTCCAAAAGCTCGTCAAAAGAGGAAGTGGTGCTCCCTTCATCGCTCCTGTCATCCCAGTCGTCCCGATCCTGGTCCATTTTCCTACAGTGGTACgcgctgctgcagcaggagtcTATGAAGAACTCGTTGATTCCCCAGTACTCGATCTCCTGGCTGAAGGAGAAGATGCACAGCTCGGCCATGACGTGCAGTCGCCCCGTGTTGTAGAAATTGAGCACGTAGGGGAAGAGCGCTGGGTTCCTGTCGAAGTAAAACTCTTTCTCTGCGTCGTCGTAGTCGTCGCACAGTTCCAGTATGGACTCTTTGGACTGACAGTGGAGTAAACGCGCAAGCCTCGTCTCGGGGAACCGGGAGAGAGTGTCGGAGTGGAGCCGCTTCTTGAAGCCGCCCACATTGATACGGATGGCGGCGTTGTCATCCATGTGAGCCCCTCCGCCAGGCTTCCCCGGGACCTGACCTGTCATTTCTGAAGAGAGTGACACACAGAGACGGCAGGGCGCACAGGAAGAAAGACGGAGTGACAGACCAGATCACATtgacacaaagaggaagacagataGAAAGAGACAGTGAGCACAAAGAGAGACGCGCACTTTcagagacaagacagaaagaaaagggcaAAGGgagttattttgaatttaatatTAACCTGACAACCTGACATTTGAATTTATGCCACacttgctttttaaaataaaagacaagatGCCAATTTGTTATAACCACGTGTTTTATCCCaaattatatatttacaatTATTGACGGCcatgaaacaaaagcacacgTAAAGACAAGGAACTTACTTTAAAGCGCGGACAGTTTATCGAATCCCCACAAGAAGACTCTGCATTTCAACTCAAGTGACGGCATTTTTCAGTTTGCGATCAAGTTGTGGCTCTATAATGAATGCGGAGACACCTGTCCCCTGGAGTCCAGACTGACGCGTCTCTCCTGGGTTGATTTTCTCAGCTtgggcaggagaggagggagtcgGCGCGATGTCAGATACGATGTTGCgtccagacagaaataaattGACGCTCCTTCCTGAAATTTACCCGAAGGCTTGTTGTAGTTGGTGGTCCTTGCATCCTGCTTCCACCCTTGGTTTAGACCTCCTTGTGCTCCTGGCATCAGCTACAGTTATAGCAACAAATTCTGGGAACCATAGGAACTGATACACGCCCTGGCAGCCGCTTTTGCTTGTGCGAGGgaattcctctctctctctgtccctcctttCTATCTGTTGCTGCGCAGCAACACGTAGCTCTCCCTCTGCACCACCCTCCCGAAGTGATCTCAGCATCACGGTGCTGAGGGGCGAGGCTCAGCATGGttgaggatggagaggagaggagaggagtcaCCAACGAGCGAACACACGGAAAGCACCGACACAAAAGTCAGCTGGATATAAACTATGATGCGTCTCCAGCGTCGCTGTGAGTAAAGGCTCTATGCGCTCTATGAGTTCCATAAGCTAAGCACGACTCCTATGAGAGTGATGGAGatttaataaacaaacatgagTAAGATCGCAAGGCAGTTGCAAAGAATACAATAAAGATTAAAGAAGTAAGGTTTATCCAAAACAGATATGTTTCTTTTAAGGAGACTGCACTTccataaatttaaaaagataCATTTTAAGATATGGTGGATACACGCTAACTTGTATCTATTGTGTTGGTCAAGCTCCAAAGATTTCCTACAGTTCCCATGATGCATTTGAGTTTTATTAGGCTGTCCTTGCCTGGATATGCTTTGAAACTGACAGCATCAGTTTGTAAAGCCAGATTTCTGTCTGAGAAATCTGAACCCAGTCTGAGaaaaccctgatgacatcaccaggGGTTCAGTCTTAATTAAGCTTCTCTTAGCTGAGTAAACACTTTAAGGTAATATTAAGGACTCAAGTGTGTGCAACTGTGAACTTTATGTCTAAAATCTCTGGAGTGTTCTGTAATATCACTGTAGAGGGAAAgaaattaattgattaatagAAAGAAATTACTCCTATAATATTTTAATGGTTTCTTTTTTAACGCACCAGTGACAGacactgatttttttgtttgtgctttgtttcGTAAATACTGCAAATGTTTGTTACATTTGAGGGCTGATGCTTTCACATAAAGGTCACCCAAATGGCTGTCAAGTCTTTGGTCACTGATCACATACATTCCCCGTCAT
This sequence is a window from Scatophagus argus isolate fScaArg1 chromosome 9, fScaArg1.pri, whole genome shotgun sequence. Protein-coding genes within it:
- the LOC124065419 gene encoding potassium voltage-gated channel subfamily S member 2-like codes for the protein MTGQVPGKPGGGAHMDDNAAIRINVGGFKKRLHSDTLSRFPETRLARLLHCQSKESILELCDDYDDAEKEFYFDRNPALFPYVLNFYNTGRLHVMAELCIFSFSQEIEYWGINEFFIDSCCSSAYHCRKMDQDRDDWDDRSDEGSTTSSFDELLEFYSDATKFDKQPLGSARRRVWLMLDNPGYSVASRIISILSILVVLGSIATMCMNSMSEFSLLDSDGQPTEDPRFETVEHFGIGWFTLELVARFVVAPDLLHFFEHPLNVIDLVSILPFYLTLLINLVVESSPALANLGRVAQVLRLMRIFRILKLARHSTGLRSLGATLRNSYKEVGLLLLYLAVGVSFFSVMAYTVEKEDSEDLSTIPACWWWATVSMTTVGYGDVVPVSIAGKLTASACILAGILVVVLPITLIFNKFSLFYKRQKQLEIAMRSCDFDEGIKEVPSVNLRNYYAHKVKSLMASLSNMSRSSPSEHSLNESIH